The Dokdonia sp. 4H-3-7-5 genomic interval AAATCCACGAGATGGGACCTAAGTATGTAGTGATAAAGAAAGGAGAACACGGAGCTCTTATTTTTGAAGGAGATAATATGTTTTTTGCCCCTGCATTACCACTTGCAGATGTTTTTGACCCTACGGGAGCTGGAGACACCTTCGCTGGAGGATTTGCTGGCTATATAGCTCAAGCAGGAGACACTTCATTTGAAACGATGAAAACGGCTCTTATTTATGGCTCTTGCCTTGCCTCCTTTACGGTAGAAAAATTTGGAACAGAGCGTTTACAATCTGTGACGCCAGAAGAAATAAAAGAGAGACTGCATCAGTTTAAAAACCTTGTGCAATTTGACATAAACATAAACAACTAAACCCTGCGCTCCATTTTTGGAGCGCTTTTGTTTTTACAAGCTATGAGTGACGCTATCAAGCATGAATGTGGTATTGCAGTTATAAGACTAAAAAAACCACTTGAATTTTACAAAGAGAAATATGGTACTGCTTTTTACGGGGTAAATAAGATGTACTTAATGATGGAAAAGCAGCACAATCGTGGTCAGGATGGTGCAGGTTTTGCTAGTATAAAACTAGATGTCGCTCCAGGGCAACGATACATATCTAGACAGCGATCTACAGCACAACAACCTATACAAGATATTTTTGCAGAAATTAATGGTCGTATAAACGAGCTTATGACTGCAAATCCTAATAAGAAGGATGATGTAGCCTGGCAGAAGAGTAATGTTCCTTACATAGGAGAGTTGTTACTAGGTCACGTACGTTATGGAACCTTCGGGAAAAATAGTGTAGAGAGTGTACACCCATTTTTACGCCAGAATAACTGGATGCACCGTAACCTCATCGTTGCAGGTAACTTTAATATGACTAATGTAAATCAGCTTTTTGATAAGTTGGTTTCTTTAGGGCAGCATCCAAAAGAGCAGGCAGACACCATTACAGTAATGGAAAAGATAGGCCATTTTCTGGATGATGAAGTTGGAAAACTTTACAAGAAGTTAAAAAAGGAAGGATTTAATAAACAACAAGCTTCTCCTCAAATAGCAGAAAGACTTAAAGTAGGTAAAATACTTAGAAGAGCCTCAAAAGATTGGGATGGTGGTTATGCAATGGCTGGACTTTTAGGTCATGGTGATGCTTTTGTTTTAAGAGATCCTGCGGGAATAAGACCTGCATATTATTTTGAAAACGATGAAGTAGCTGTAGTAGCTAGTGAGCGTCCTGTGATACAGACAGCGTTTAACGTGCCTTTTGATGAAGTAAAGGAATTAGATCCAGGGGCTGCCGTAATCATTAAAAAGAATGGCACACTTACCATACAGCAAATTATAGAGCCATTAGAACGTAAGGCATGTTCTTTTGAGCGTATTTACTTCTCTAGAGGTTCTGATGCAGAAATCTATAAGGAGCGCAAGATGCTTGGACGTTTATTAATGCCTCGAGTACTTGAAAGCATTAATCACGACACCAAGAACTCTGTGTTCTCCTTTATTCCTAATACCGCCGAGACCTCTTTTTACGGTCTTGTAGAGGCTGCACAAGACGAACTTAATAAGCAAAAAGGACAAAAGATTCTTGCTGCCAAGGGAAATCTAAATGAAAGCGAACTAACAGAGATTCTCTCACAGCGCTTACGCACAGAGAAAATCGCTATAAAAGACGCTAAGCTTCGTACGTTTATTACAGAAGATAGTAGTCGTGACGACCTAGTAGCGCACGTTTATGATGTGACCTACGGTGTTATTAAGCCAGAAGACAAGCTTGTAATTATAGACGATAGTATTGTACGCGGTACGACTCTTAAAAAGAGTATCATCAAGATGATGGCTCGTTTAAATCCTGCTAAAATTATTGTTGTTTCCAGCGCTCCTCAAATACGATATCCAGATTGCTACGGTATCGATATGGCGCGACTAGAAGATTTCATTGCTTTTAGAGCCGTAATTGCTTTACTTAAAGAGAATAATAAGGAGCATCTTATCAAGGATGTCTATGATAAGTGTAAGGCACAAGTAGATCTAGATGACAAGGAAGTAAAGAACCACGTTAAAGAAATCTATGCTCCTTTTGAGCAAAGAGAAGTGTCTAAAAAAATTGCAGAATTACTTACGGATAGCTCGGTAAAAACAGAAGTAGATATCATCTATCAAACGGTAGAAAACTTGCATAAAGCGTGTCCTGATAATCTTGGAGATTGGTACTTTACTGGAGACTATCCTACGGCTGGAGGTAACCGCGTTGTAAACAAAGCATTCATTAATTATGTAGAAGGAAATAAAGAGAGAGCCTACTAAAAAATGTGCTTTTCGTCTTAAAGATATCACAATTTGAATATTAATTGTGTATTTGGTCTAAAAATAATGCCTTTGGTCTAAAACATACTGCCATTTAGTAAAACCCTCTTATATTAGCATTGCCATAGCATAAGTAGGTTAAGTTCATGGTAGATTTGGGGCAAAAAAAGGTGGATCTTTCCACCTTTTTTTATGCCTAATATTTACGGGTTTTATGATCTCATTAATTAGACTTTAATTAGGATCAATATTATAATTTAAATCTGATTGAAAAAATTTAGTCCTTCTCGACAAATTGTATCTTCTTGTTAATGAGCTTTAGAAACCAATTGAGTAGCGCTCAGGGTATTTTTTATTTAATACAAGATATATTCATTTTGATATTAGGATTTCACATCTTTAGAAATGAATAAGAAAGTTTGTACAAGAATTTATAGAAAGAAATTACTTACAATTTTATTGCATGAAAAAGCCCACTCGAAAAGTGGGCTTTGATAACTATAACAAGTATTATTACTTATTTATTCTGAGCGTATAATGCAGACACTTTTTCCCAGTTAATCACATTAAAAAATGCGTTTACATAATCTGGACGTCTGTTTTGATAGTTTAGGTAGTATGCATGTTCCCATACATCAAGACCCAAGATTGGAAAACCTCCGCACCCTACTTTAGGCATAAGTGGGTTATCTTGATTAGGAGTTGAGCATACCTCAACTTTACCACCTTCGTGTACACAAAGCCAAGCCCATCCTGAACCAAATTGTCCTCCTGCTGCAGATGAGAATTTATCTTTAAAAGATTCAAAGTTTCCGTAGGCAGCATTTATTGCCTCAGCTAGTTCTCCCGTAGGTTCTCCTCCACCGTCTGGAGACATTACTTCCCAAAAAAGTCTGTGGTTGTAAAAACCTCCACCGTTGTTACGCACAGCAGTGTTAGACATATCTAAGTTTATAAGTATATTTTCTATCGTTTTTCCGCTAAGGTCAGTTCCTTCGATAGCAGTATTAAGTTTTGAAGTATAACCAGCGTGATGTTTCCCGTGGTGTATCTCCATTGTTTTTGTGTCTATATTAGGCTCTAGTGCGTCCTTGGCATATGGTAATTCTGGTAACGTAAATGACATTTCTTTTTCGTTTTTGGTTAAACTTCTTTTTAGATTTTAACAAAGTTACGCAAAGTAAGCTACTCTTTATGTTATAGATTTCTTATAAAAACTAGGTTTTGCTTTCGCGAAAGCAAAAAATGTATCTATTTATTCTTCGTGATAGTCGGTAGAAATAGTTGTTCTAAACTTAATTCAGTCATTTGTAAAATCTATTAGATGATGAAAAGATTATTAAGAAAATAACAATACCCTCTTTGTAAGTGGCTTTTCCTATCTTAGTACTATGACCGAAACAAATACGTTTATCGTACTTAATGCTTCTGCGGGATCTGGAAAAACATACAGTCTCGTAAAGCAATATATTACTACACTTCTCAAGAGCAATGATGCTAATAAGTTTAGACATCTTCTTGCTATAACCTTTACAAATAAGGCGGTAGCCGAAATGAAAAATCGTGTGCTAGACACGCTCAAGAATATAGGTCATTATGAGCCTGGCAATAAAAAACCAGATATGATAGACGATTTAGTTTCATCTAGTGGATTATCTGAGGATGTAGTCATAAAGAAGGCTAAAGAAATACTCAATCGCATACTACATAATTATGCTGCCTTTGACATTGTAACAATAGATACGCTTACACATAGAATCATCCGCACTTTTGCAAAAGATCTAAATATCTCTAGTAGTTTTGAGGTTTCTCTGGATCAAAAGACACTCAATGCTCAAGCAGTAGATGCCCTCATTGCAAAGGTGGGTATAGATGATGAGATTACTAAAGTTCTAATAAATTTTGCTTTGGAAAAAGCAGATGATGATAAGAGCTGGGACGTTGCTCGAGATTTACTCGAAATAGCAAATTTATTACACAATGAAAACGATCTTAAGGCGCTAGAGCTTATAAAAGACAAGTCTCTTACAGATTTTGACACATTAACGAGCTATTTGCAAGCTCAGATTAAGTCACTTTCCTCTGCACAAAAACAGCTAGGAGAGGATCTTATAGCATTGATTCATGAACTCGGATTAGATCAAAAAAGCTTTGCAAGTGGATATTTTTATAAATTCATGCTCCAAGTTGCAAACGGGGTACAGGGACTTCCATATACAGGATCAGCTTATAAAGATAATATTACGTCTTACACCTTTTATACAAAGACTCAAAAAGACCATATCAAAGCTACCATAGATGGTCATCGGGATCATTTTATAGCAACGTTTTTGAAGCTTAAGGAGCTTGCTTCTAAGCAGAATATGTTAGAATCTTTTAGATCTAAGATTATCCCACTTTCTGTATTACACTTGATTAAAAAAGAGCTAGAGCTTATCAAAGAAGATGAAAATGTGTTACTCATCTCAGATTTTAATGCGCTTATAGCGCAGTCGCTCAAAGATCAGCCTGCAGCTTTTTTATATGAAAGACTTGGTGAGCGGTACACAAATTATTTTATAGATGAGTTTCAAGATACATCGGTAATGCAATGGGACAATTTAATCCCGCTTATAGATAACACCATAAGTAGCCAGGCAGAAGATACTGTGGCAAATTCTTTGTTACTTGTAGGAGATCCCAAACAAGCAATCTATAGGTGGAGGGGTGGAGAAGCAGAGCAATTTATAGCGTTGAGTAATCAAATAAACCCCTTTTCAACCCCAGCAACTATAGACCGCCTAGAGACTAACTATAGAAGTAGCGCCGAAATTATAGACTTTAATAATCAGTTTTTTACACATCTCTCGAATCATTTTAACAACGAGTTATATCGCGAAATTTATTATAAAGACAACTCACAACAAACTAATAGCAACACAGGCGGCTTTGTCTCTCTTGAGTTTTTAGAATATGATAATAAAGAAGAAGCAAATGAAATATATCCTGCGCGCATTATTGAAATTATAAATGAAGCTACTAGCCAAGGCTACTTACATAGTGACATTTGTATACTTACGAGAAATAATATAGATGGCTCATTAATAGCAACTGCCTTACAAGAGGCAAATGTAGAAGTTGTGTCTTCTGAGAGCTTGCTAATCTCAAACTCTAGCACAGTACAATTTATTCATGCATTTGCAACAATGCTCTCCTACCCTAGTCAAATAGAAAATAGATTGCCTGTACTTTACTTTTTGACGACTTACTTTAATGTGGAAGACACGCACTCATTTTATAGTATTAATACCTCATGTACATTTTTAGAATTCATTGAGCATTTACAGCGATTTGAT includes:
- a CDS encoding superoxide dismutase — protein: MSFTLPELPYAKDALEPNIDTKTMEIHHGKHHAGYTSKLNTAIEGTDLSGKTIENILINLDMSNTAVRNNGGGFYNHRLFWEVMSPDGGGEPTGELAEAINAAYGNFESFKDKFSSAAGGQFGSGWAWLCVHEGGKVEVCSTPNQDNPLMPKVGCGGFPILGLDVWEHAYYLNYQNRRPDYVNAFFNVINWEKVSALYAQNK
- a CDS encoding amidophosphoribosyltransferase, with protein sequence MSDAIKHECGIAVIRLKKPLEFYKEKYGTAFYGVNKMYLMMEKQHNRGQDGAGFASIKLDVAPGQRYISRQRSTAQQPIQDIFAEINGRINELMTANPNKKDDVAWQKSNVPYIGELLLGHVRYGTFGKNSVESVHPFLRQNNWMHRNLIVAGNFNMTNVNQLFDKLVSLGQHPKEQADTITVMEKIGHFLDDEVGKLYKKLKKEGFNKQQASPQIAERLKVGKILRRASKDWDGGYAMAGLLGHGDAFVLRDPAGIRPAYYFENDEVAVVASERPVIQTAFNVPFDEVKELDPGAAVIIKKNGTLTIQQIIEPLERKACSFERIYFSRGSDAEIYKERKMLGRLLMPRVLESINHDTKNSVFSFIPNTAETSFYGLVEAAQDELNKQKGQKILAAKGNLNESELTEILSQRLRTEKIAIKDAKLRTFITEDSSRDDLVAHVYDVTYGVIKPEDKLVIIDDSIVRGTTLKKSIIKMMARLNPAKIIVVSSAPQIRYPDCYGIDMARLEDFIAFRAVIALLKENNKEHLIKDVYDKCKAQVDLDDKEVKNHVKEIYAPFEQREVSKKIAELLTDSSVKTEVDIIYQTVENLHKACPDNLGDWYFTGDYPTAGGNRVVNKAFINYVEGNKERAY
- a CDS encoding UvrD-helicase domain-containing protein, producing MTETNTFIVLNASAGSGKTYSLVKQYITTLLKSNDANKFRHLLAITFTNKAVAEMKNRVLDTLKNIGHYEPGNKKPDMIDDLVSSSGLSEDVVIKKAKEILNRILHNYAAFDIVTIDTLTHRIIRTFAKDLNISSSFEVSLDQKTLNAQAVDALIAKVGIDDEITKVLINFALEKADDDKSWDVARDLLEIANLLHNENDLKALELIKDKSLTDFDTLTSYLQAQIKSLSSAQKQLGEDLIALIHELGLDQKSFASGYFYKFMLQVANGVQGLPYTGSAYKDNITSYTFYTKTQKDHIKATIDGHRDHFIATFLKLKELASKQNMLESFRSKIIPLSVLHLIKKELELIKEDENVLLISDFNALIAQSLKDQPAAFLYERLGERYTNYFIDEFQDTSVMQWDNLIPLIDNTISSQAEDTVANSLLLVGDPKQAIYRWRGGEAEQFIALSNQINPFSTPATIDRLETNYRSSAEIIDFNNQFFTHLSNHFNNELYREIYYKDNSQQTNSNTGGFVSLEFLEYDNKEEANEIYPARIIEIINEATSQGYLHSDICILTRNNIDGSLIATALQEANVEVVSSESLLISNSSTVQFIHAFATMLSYPSQIENRLPVLYFLTTYFNVEDTHSFYSINTSCTFLEFIEHLQRFDVFVHIDYMQTLPLYEYLESIIRSFNLTAISDAYVVAYLDLAYSYSQSKSGGILGFIDYWEEKKEKSSIVAPEQDSAVQTMTIHKSKGLEFPIVIYPYASSDLYRVRGEHQWYPIDDLAFGGFKTLMVPHNSALKDFGEAGKMLYETRNNEQQFDTINVLYVALTRAAERLYVLSRFRESKEKVNTYSDLFIDYLKTNNLWNEDQHTYTFGKETPAKKEDNKTDYNSFVPSFISTSKEELGIQIITQATFLWDEQKQNAITYGNLIHELMAQINSYTDVQHVLENAVKQGIVPEEGYETINNVLRSITSNQRLADYYQDQNTVYNERMILSSDGSFYIPDRVVVLPNGDTTIIDYKTGMHNPSHSKQISMYAKLYEEMGFKVANKFLVYIDATVDVISV